The genomic stretch ACTTCATATGGCTCAATGGCCAGCCTGTTCTGAATGGTGCTTAGATGTCCGACAATCAGAAAGGGATCTGTCCCCTTACCTTCTGCATCACGACTAACAGCGAGCGGATTCCAACTTGGCCAGTAATCGATAATGCCATAGACGGTAAGCGGAATTTGATTGAGTCCATCCCAAGCAACACTGATGGTATCCCCCGGTTCAAGCTTCGCTTTATCCGCGAGCGAACGGGAGATGAGAACTGCTTTCGGATTTGGAGCAATCAGATTTAGATAGCTGTTTAATGGATAATCCATTAGTCCGTTCTTCATCCACGCTGTATTTCCAAATTCCAGCGTATTGATGCCTACGAGTTCTACCTTTCCTGATGTGCCGCTCTCTTTTGCACTAAAACGTGCTTCCTCTTTCCGAAACACTTTAGCTACTGACTCTGCACCTTCCAGTTCTTCGAATGGAGTAAAAGGAGGTTCCGTATACTGCACACGTCTTTGTTCGGTAAATTCACTATTCGCTGAACCCGTCTGAGCTGCTGAAGCCATATTGACAGGCGGTAGTGCATTACTTTCCCATTTGGACGTAATTACGATATCTGTTCCTACAGAATACTGGATTTTGCTATCTAGATTATCGTTAATCGTTCGAGCCGCATTTGCACTGAATATACCTGTTGCGACGGTCATGATTAGAAACACATTGATTGTTAGATACTGTCCGGAAGAGCGGCTAATCTGTACGAGTGAGCTATAAAGCGGCGGGGACCACCATTTCTTCCCTGATACGTAGATGATCCGAATCAGCCAAGGATATATCCGCAGCACAAGGAGTCCGCCGCCGAGAATGAATAAGGCAGGAATTAAAAACACGAGTGGATCCATTTGCAGTAATTCTGAATCCAGTGCCAACCGCTTTAAATCAGCCTGTCTTTTATTGAAATTATAAAGCAGATACAAAGAGATTCCGACTAAAAGGAAATCGATTCCCGCCTTATACCAGAATGGGGTATGAGCAAGCCGGGCACTCTGCTGCTTATGGCTGACGATACTTACTTTGGAAGCAAGAAACGCAGGAATTAAGATAAGCATAATGGCGCCTGACACAGCAATGACGGCAATTCGATAAGCATCACTTGATAAGCTGATTTCGAGAGCGGAACGCTGAACAAACTCGAGGAACCCGTTAGAAGCTCCAAGTATTTTAGTGAACCATACCCCAAGTATAGGACCGACAGCCAGTGCACTGATGCCTAGAAGTGTACTTTCGAGTACGTAAATACACATAATCTGAAAACGACTGGCACCTCTGCTTCGCAGTACAGCGATTTCCGTCTTCTGCCGATCAATTATAAGATTCGCAGACATATATATGTAGAATGCCAACATCATCATAACGGGAACATAGAGAGACAACATCATTAAGTCAAGCTTCTTTTGTTTCCCCTCATACGATGCTACCGTCTCGGTCGCTGGAATATTTACTTCTTCCACTCCAAGTTTCCCGCGAAAATAACGTTTCACGTCCGTAGCTGCTTTGGTGAACTGTCCTGTTTTCTCTACCGTTAGCTGTTCGTAGTTCAAGGCAAAACGCCATTCTAGTTCGGTAAGGCGGGCTTTTCCACCTTCGATAAATTCACGCTCAAATTGCTCGAAAGGTATCAGAAAACCATTTTCTTCGTCTGTTGTCAAATAGGGGAGATAGGGGTCCGCAGCCGGATCCGTTTCAATCAAACCAACAGGAATTACACGGAATGTACTACGATCTGCTTCCGGCGATACCATCAACAGTTCATCGCCAAGTCCGCGTTTTACTGACAAGAGAAACTTCTGTGTCACAAGCGCTTCAAATATACCGTCTTGCCGGTCCTGCGGCATGCGACCCTCAGTCAGTTTGACCCGTTTTTCCATATCAGATAAAGACTTGAAAATACCTGTTGTTTTCTGTATCTTCTTTTCCTGATCAGAAGCGTCGGCTCCATATACTTTCATCTTATGAGTCTTGCGCTGCTGGTAGGAAGACATCGCCTCAATTCCCGTTCGCTCCGGGATACTTGCAGCAAATTGATCAGCACGAGAGATCGCACTAGTCGTCTTCTCATCCATTACAGAAGAAGATACACTTGTACTAATGCGCATAAACCCAGGATATACACCGCTCTGATGCTGGATCTCCTGTAATTCCTTGGTCAATGTCCGCTGCAAAATGGCATCTGAATAGAGCGGCATAGAACTAAACAACGCCACACATATGGTTAGGCCAAACCACAAATTAAGCTGCAGCCATTTGTTACTTGCCATTTTGCGAAGGATCATCGTCCACAAAGCCATATGATCACCCCCTCCTTCCTGCCCTGAAAGTAGATACAAATTTTAATTATTTAAGATAACTTGCTGAGTTTCTTCGAGACCTTTCACAACCTCCACCTGTGTAGGTGTGGTAAGTCCAAGTTCCACATCGACTTCTTTCCGCTGGTCACCTTCAGCTACTTGAACATAACTGCGCCCCATGTAAGAGCGAATCGCAGACCTTGGAAGAAGGATTACGTTCTCACGGCTTTGTAGTTTTATGGTGAGTTCCGCGCTGTGACCGATTTTCACATCACTTGGTGCATCTTTCATGCCGATAATGATGGTCACTGAATTACGTTCCGACTTTGCTTCATCCGTCGTCTGAGGCGCTTCTGCAGGAGATTGTAACACCGTACCCTCATAATCCTTACCTTTGTATTTCAAACCTACCGGCATTCCAGTTTGGACTGATAGTAAATCTTTGGAATCAGAAGCGGTATAAATAAGCTTCATATCGGAAGGATCAGCAATCGTAATTATGGTTTGATAAGCGCTTACAATATCACCTGTGTTTAGTGTTTCCGTAAAGGTAACAATACCTGAGATCGGAGCATAAATTCTTGCTGCAGACAGTTTCTTCTCCATATTGTCCAGCTGCAATTCCTCTCGCTCCATATCAATTTCACGCAGTCGGAGTTCTGTTTTAACAAGACCGGATTGCTGCGCCTCTTTGTACAATAATCTCGCACGCTCAACGTTCAATTTCTGTAAACGGATTTGAAGATCGAGATCGTCTGTTTCCAGCTCCGCCAGTAATTCCCCGGCCTTTACCTCTTCTCCAACTTTCGCCTTCATAGACTTTAGACGTCCTCCGTTCTCTTTAAAGAACAGTGTCGCTGAGCTTGCCGAAACAAAATTGGCCGTTCCTCTTAAAGAAGTCTCGATATTGCCACGGGTCGCCTCCACAATATC from Paenibacillus polygoni encodes the following:
- a CDS encoding ABC transporter permease; protein product: MALWTMILRKMASNKWLQLNLWFGLTICVALFSSMPLYSDAILQRTLTKELQEIQHQSGVYPGFMRISTSVSSSVMDEKTTSAISRADQFAASIPERTGIEAMSSYQQRKTHKMKVYGADASDQEKKIQKTTGIFKSLSDMEKRVKLTEGRMPQDRQDGIFEALVTQKFLLSVKRGLGDELLMVSPEADRSTFRVIPVGLIETDPAADPYLPYLTTDEENGFLIPFEQFEREFIEGGKARLTELEWRFALNYEQLTVEKTGQFTKAATDVKRYFRGKLGVEEVNIPATETVASYEGKQKKLDLMMLSLYVPVMMMLAFYIYMSANLIIDRQKTEIAVLRSRGASRFQIMCIYVLESTLLGISALAVGPILGVWFTKILGASNGFLEFVQRSALEISLSSDAYRIAVIAVSGAIMLILIPAFLASKVSIVSHKQQSARLAHTPFWYKAGIDFLLVGISLYLLYNFNKRQADLKRLALDSELLQMDPLVFLIPALFILGGGLLVLRIYPWLIRIIYVSGKKWWSPPLYSSLVQISRSSGQYLTINVFLIMTVATGIFSANAARTINDNLDSKIQYSVGTDIVITSKWESNALPPVNMASAAQTGSANSEFTEQRRVQYTEPPFTPFEELEGAESVAKVFRKEEARFSAKESGTSGKVELVGINTLEFGNTAWMKNGLMDYPLNSYLNLIAPNPKAVLISRSLADKAKLEPGDTISVAWDGLNQIPLTVYGIIDYWPSWNPLAVSRDAEGKGTDPFLIVGHLSTIQNRLAIEPYEVWLKLKDGVSSQEIYTQLEQSKVPVTSLRDATQELVRSVNDPFRMAINGVMTLGFVISMLICFFGFLLFWTLTLAGRSLQYGVLRAMGMPFRHIIGMLVSEQMLTSVAAVLIGVMIGNVTSERFVPLFEMSFATTDQVPPFQITYQLSDYLQVYGIIGSMLIIGLTVISFRLSRTRIAEALRLGEE
- a CDS encoding efflux RND transporter periplasmic adaptor subunit; amino-acid sequence: MAKLYPNRYKHHRTYKRKLNVKVSILLAAMLTLTGCSLLPVEDESLQPPLVQPAEEELDIVEATRGNIETSLRGTANFVSASSATLFFKENGGRLKSMKAKVGEEVKAGELLAELETDDLDLQIRLQKLNVERARLLYKEAQQSGLVKTELRLREIDMEREELQLDNMEKKLSAARIYAPISGIVTFTETLNTGDIVSAYQTIITIADPSDMKLIYTASDSKDLLSVQTGMPVGLKYKGKDYEGTVLQSPAEAPQTTDEAKSERNSVTIIIGMKDAPSDVKIGHSAELTIKLQSRENVILLPRSAIRSYMGRSYVQVAEGDQRKEVDVELGLTTPTQVEVVKGLEETQQVILNN